The DNA sequence GTAATGTCAGTGACAAATAAAAAGCCcctctctaatttttcagatcaaaGACATCCAAGAATCAGATGCTGGACTCTACCAATGCCAGGTCATCATCGACTTGGCGAACAAGTTGACGTCGGACGTGTGGCTGATGGTTCGCCGACCTCCGATAATATCGGATAACTCTACATTGGGTGTGGTTCGGAGTGAAGGCCAAAACGCAGATCTCGAGTGTTATGCCACCGGATTCCCGACTCCTAAAATATCATGGAGGCGAGAAAACAACGCAATTCTGCCCACTGGTGGCTCTGTTTACAGGTATGTTTAACCTTTTCGTGACCATCCACTATCCATTGAATGAGGAACAGTGGCATGGcatgttttgcgatgtatcgattgagcTGCCATTTATGAATgcaaggatcgataaacagggtgttcacaatggacaccttagtaatcgactctccaccatagcttcaaatggggaaatatcaataatccatcattcacacctcgccctTGATAAGAAACCTTAGTGAAAGGAGGCatagttggacaaaattttgcaatgagaaacgaCTATTTCAGGTtcagtttaggaacaacatttgagaggcttggaggacaaggcgcataagtgcagtttttactattttaagaaatgcgtgttgaagtttcgaaattacatggaacttaacggcggaaaggaagttcaaactgattttttaatgcttaaaaattggaatttgggagcatatttttcctagaatatgcattaagactagttttactagcaatcattaatatctcgattttttcaaaaagtgcacttatgcgtcttgtcctccaaatcCCTCAtttgtgccattggtttccccatgAAGTATGTgttttcatggatgagccagaaatggtaggCCTTTatcgcaaaattcagtccagTTGGAATTAGTGTCGTGGGATTACTGATTAGTGTCTAGACTGATGTAGCAAACTTTAGTCCATATTCAGAAACAAGCCTAGATAGTAAAGAATAGGTCTTGAActgtttttctaaaattgtgttAAGACCCTGAAAACTTAAGGAAATTCGTCCGGGACTCCTATTGTGTTCAAACCGGTGTGcaccattttatttatttatttacattctTTTCCAACAGGCAAAGCACAATAACAAATAAATTAGACAAAAGCATAACAAGAAGGCAGCAGAAGGTTAACTAAAAGTAAAACAAGTGACTAAGATAAGGTGACAGAATTATGGAAAGATAAAATATGGTAATAAGGGAAACATTAGAACAGATTGAAATTATCCTTAACAGTTTGCTTAAATTGAGAAatataaacattaaaaatatcaatagACGACATATAACTAAAATGATAATAGTTTAAAAAGTgataattttagtttaaaatctTGGCCAATTTTGACTTTGTAGCCAAAAAAGGATGAAAGCCCTTGCATAGGATCGTTAAGAATCAttcttgtcaaaaaaatttgtaaagtcTATAAAAATGAAGGCAGGATTCTTCTTGGGGAAAAATTTTGCATTCATTACCGAGGTCCATGACAGCAAAAATTTCTTTATGTAAATAATCTATCAGGAGAAATTCATTTCTCAAAGTTTTTTATTTGGGATGCAGTGTGTCATTATTTACTGCCATGACCATTTTTCTACAATCAACTAATTTTCAGGGGTAACATCTTGAAAATTCCGGCAATTCACAAAGAAGATCGCGGGACATACTACTGTGTTGCAGACAATGGTGTGGGAAAGGGAACCTCAAGGCGTATCAGCGTCGATGTCGAATTTCCTCCTGTCATTACTATTCAAAGGTCTCATCTTGGTCAGGCGCTCGGGTTCGATATGGATTTGGAGTGCCATGTTGAAGCGTATCCCCTCCCAGCAATTGTCTGGATTAAAGATGAAGTGCAGCTTTCCAGCAACCAGCACTACAGGTATGtctccattttttatttattttttttccaattagtAGGAAGGAGCCATCCGGTACAGGTCATGATCCTATTGATAGCCAAAAAGCGAAACCGCTTATCTCTGTCTGCGTTGTTGCAGACTTCAtgtcatcctttatttttttgccaGAAAACCAGTcatcgtaatttcttgaaaacttctttgacttttcttctcgcttGGTAGAATAtactgcataaatttcaagttatGAAACTGGTTtgtttctattaaaaaaaataaaataggagcagaaatctTGAAACACCATGATGAAGATATGTGGTTTAGCACATCGGCCAATGTCAGTTAACAACAAATAAGGACAATGGATCTTTGGACAAAGTATAATTAAAAGAACTACACAGCatgttttcctctcaaaatttcacgagaaaagcaAATTATACCattgaaagtctgaaaatcaaccctcaaaaaaaatattagtgttTTTTAACGAAAGTGGGAATTTAAGGTTTCAACAGAAAACTTTTTCTAGTATCTAGTATCCTTGCAGAAGAAATAATTGAGAACAATTTAGTTTATACTTTCAAAAAACTGGACCAAGGTTAGTTTTGAGCTTGTTTAGAAGCGTTAATTCTCCATCGAAAAGTCTAATGCCCTCAAAAATTGTATCAAGTCTAGCTGGTAACAACAGACAATTGATAGGCAATTTTAATTAGTATATTAATAACCGAAATCAATCATAAATGGATATTTAATGTCTTTTGAACTTTACATCGACAGTGGAACGtcaaaaacaagaatttttttgtgaaagcagTCCaggttttttctttcaatttattttacaaattttcttctcAGTTCCCCAAAAGCAGGAGGTGGCATTGATTTTAGTGGAATAGGCCGTCTGACAAGTTCTTTTTagtgaagaaatcaacaaagCGCGCTACTTTTTTGTGAATGTTGGGTCTTATCTATGCTCTACaccagcggcgaggcgtgagtgatcgattatcgatgttataccatttgaagctatggcaaagaatcgattattaaggtgtctgtggtgaacaccctgtttattgatcctttttcatatgtttaaatgtcagatcaatcgatatatcgcaaagcacgccacgccattgctcTACATGTTTTCACTAAGAGAGTATTGTTGTGAAAGTAATTTGATTTACATGAAAGTCAAGAATTTTCTAGCCCCCGCtcatttgcaattttcaaaatctctgatccttttttatttgatcaaaggagaacaaatcaacgcTATTGCTTGAACTTTTTATTGAACATATTTCatatagagaagaaaaacctgGGAAGCGTTTGAGAAATGATGTTGAGTCTTTTTCGTTTCAAAGAATGTAGTATTCCAGGCAAACCAAGATTTGCATTTgtgtagtttttattttattggttCTAATAATGAAAGTATGAAATGATTATTTTGTAAGTATTATAGTAAGCTTAACTACAAGGACAGTAATTGTGGAGACTTAGttgaatacctcaatttttctcagtaattGTCTATTTCTAGTTTTTATGCtgtttgttttaatattttgtttcttacgcaccgttttttttttcagcatctCGCAAGCCGGAGTCGGAACTGATTTCACGGATGCTAGAATCAGAATTCTATCCGTAGAAAGACGACAGTATGGGCGGTATATGTGTAAAGCGGTAAACAAGCTGGGTCAAAGTGAAGCGTACATCGATTTATACGGTAATTAATTTTCACACAGGACCGTATCTCTTTCTTTGAATCATTTTCATAAAGAGATGTTTTTGCAACAAATAATAgtgacaggttttttttttttttggaccgtGTAATTCCTGTTTGAATGGACCATtagtctttgaaaaattaagtaactTACTTTTAGAGTGGCAGCAAAAATATGCACAGGAGACAAATCAATGCTCAGTATGATTAAAAACGGATTTGTCCCTTACGCACTAATTTATATTCTGTTGTAAGGTTTATCAACTCTAATTTTTGTAAGGAGCTTCAATGAAATATCTAGTTCACACTGTCATTctaataattaagaaaatggctaaaattaatattgatTTTAGCCATTTATTGATGAACATATTAATTAGTTGGCTTTTGATTGGCTTgattttgattagcttttttCCCCCgtagaaattattttattttgatttttttacaaagctttacatcagaaaatttttactACAACCGTGCAAAAATTCTGTGGCGCTACCCCATTGGGAATGTTGAAACTTACTATGAAGCTCATTTATAAAATCAGTTAGAATGGTGTGAGGAATGAGAATACTTTTGCAAGTGCTCTTTTCACACCCAGAAGCAATTGAATCAGTTATTCTTAAAAAGAGCCTAAGCGCTAGAAACAAAAACACAAcccaaaaaatgtataaacTGTTAACTCCACCCATTCTAAATCTCAAAGCTCAAATATATCAAgacactaaaaaaaaacaactgaaaagtTAATTGTAGTTActtcaaaaattatcatgtaaattgaagtgaaaggaagaaaaaattcaaatttctgctTGAGTCTTTTTGAGATTGAACAAACAAATGGGGGTAGAGGTTAGAATTATTGCAAGTTAGTAGTAAAAGTTTGATCgcgtaaaatttcgtgaaaaaaccaaaaagttcattaaaatttcaataaatgtcGTCTTCCTGGAAGGAGGAAAAGCTAATCTCCTCATCTCCTGCCTTGTTCAATCAATCCAtgatttggcagggcgtcctctacgttTTCTGCCACGGGAACCCAATCCAAAACcgtcttaggcaacctatcagcGGGCATCCTTTGCAGAtgcccataccagacaagctgtttcgTGAAAATGTTGTGCGCTAGGTATGATGTTTTCGACGCCTTTACTTTTATGTACTATACTTTTCCTATAATTTTTATTCTGATGGatggaataaggcaggaaatgaggagatgtaATTTATCGGAGGAGCTTCGGTAGGAttgctatcagtggcggttggatGTTGCAGAGTGCACAAGCGCTACAGAGCGGCACGTTGGTAGCAGTAGAAAAAGCTAATCAAAAGCCGACTGTGCCTGAAACTGAGTTCAGCCAATCTAAGAACGCCATTGGCTACGCCATCAAAACCTGCCAATAACATTATTTCAAATGGGTGTCATTTTTGGCAGTTTCTATAAGAAGTTTCTTTGACATTCAGGGtcaaaaaaaatctgtaaaaattccCAGGAGCTTAGTTCACTCCGTACttccaaaaagaaaatttaaattaatgagTGCCACTTACCCCTGTCAACATATTTTCCCCGTTGAAAGTCTAGTTGAATTATCTCAAGCTGTAACGAGCATCAAAACTTTCATTTACACTTTCTTGACCGAAAGTCATGATGATAACTTGCTCATGAAGATTTTCCAGGACATGTTCTTGAATTTTGCCTCTGAAAATTTGTTTAACTAACTAAATCTAAATCTCAGAGCTCAGGAAAATTAAGGTATTAAGAAAAAGCACTTTAAAGGCGGAtggaagttttttcaaaaaaattttcctgtaatttgAGTCCAGAAAGAAGACAAAGACGAATTGATGCTGGAACTACTTTGAGAATGAGCTAGCCTCCTCTGTTTCCTCTCCTAAAGTCAAGTGTGAAGTGTAAAAATCTGTTCCCTTGCTTGTCACTACGCTATTAAATGCATCAACGTCCAACCAATACCAAGTCATCAATGTGTCACTAAACTATGAATGAATTTTAACTTGAAAatatactgggaaaaaaagaagaaaaaggtgaataaagcATAGAACACAGTGTGTACAGTAAATGCGCAAAAAAGCAACTCAGAAACAGAGAAAAACTCAGTTCAAAAAGAGAAACCTCAAAACGCCCTGATTTTGCGCCAAATCAAATTATGTCACTCGACACCAGTCCAAAGCAAACACGGGTTTCTACAACTTCTGTCAGGTGTCTTACTTAGCACTTCCTGTGTATGAAAACAACAGGAAAGTCAAAACCATAAATAGCAAACTtaatcttcagaattgaagaaTCGAATTTCATTCCAGTTATCTGTAGTAAAGATATAGCAATCTGGCTGCCAAAGTACATAATTtattgttgtttattttttttcaattatcggAAGAAATCGATTGTGTGTACAAAATAAGCGATTAAATTGGAtcaattttttacttacaaATCAGAATTTTAGAAAGCTTATATTATTCTTCAAAACTAAAGGAGGTCATCAACATTGCTCCAATTCAAGGCACAAGAAAACTCAACTGTCAGTAAGGTGAGAATTTAAGATGAACAAACAACAAAATACTTCTcctgaaaatcgattttttttctaaaagattttcttgataatcaattttttcgatttaatcgatttttggggaaaaatcaacaaaattacatCACTTCCATAATTTTCCTTCCATTCTGGCGCGTTTGAAATTCTTTCGAGTCTCTTTAGAAGCGGGTTTGTCCAGGATTTGCGCTCCAAAAATCCGCATTAAATCTTAACGTAATCTACTAACTTgatactttcagaatattaaataaaaatctCAAACTTTGGTGTCCTCCTCCTGCATTCAGAGATTTAAATAATAACTTTccatttatttgtaaattttcagaaacttcaaaCCCAGTTTGTCCACCAGCTTGCGGGAACTCTCGGCACGGTGATGCGACCAGCATAGCATCAAGTACTCTTCTGCTCATTGCGTCAGTAGCATTCGCATCTTGCAACTGGTAATTGAGATATTTCTGAGGAGCCATTTTGTTCCGTTTAGAGTATGTTCCGAGGTCCCAGAAACAGAACTGATCAAATCTACACCAAACGTACCTGGAACTATACTAGTTGGAACACAGGAGTGAGTAATCTGTACTGGAAAAAATCCATCGACCTTAAACCGATCTGCCTGTAAGCTTGACagtctttctttcattttttttacatgggTGCTTATTCCATCCAAAAAATTTTATGATAATTTCTCTCCAAAGATGATCAATCAAAGTTTTTCCTTGATGGCCAAGCCATTTTAAAAGGGCTATGCGAGTACTTGAATTTCGAGTCGAGTTGAGCCAAGTATGGAGTTCTCGGCGCGAGTGCCGATAACGCaagttttttcgtgtttttcgaGCTTTTTTGAGCTGCACACGCCAAAAGAGTCCAACTCTCAATTATTTTAATCATACTATCACTATTCTTagtttttccatcatttttcgATTGTAAAGTCATGTGTTAAAACTCAAAGTTACTCAAACTGGACTCAAAGGCCATTTTCATAGCTCGAACAAGCTGAACTTTGCTTCAAATAGTGAAATATTACTCAAACTTGgctcaaactaaaaaaaatcagGCTTGCCTAGCCCTACATTTAAATTGTGACTAAGCTCGGTTCGAACCAAAACTTGCcttaagtcgaaaaaaaatacaaggTAATCAGTGCCTTACCATAGACCAAGAAAAGTATTTGTTGTTGCTTTTACTAATTTACCTAACTTTCTCAGATGGATGACTTCGAAATCATTTACCTCAAACAcaagctttcaaaatttctgtttacCTTATTTTATGTGGAGAAAACACTTCATCAtggagatttgaaatttttacaggatgACCCTAGAATGCTCTTAGAATGTtggaaacaattaataaatcaaCCAtatggtgaaaatttcaaaccaaaatgttgattttattttctgtttaaaaagtCAAGTAAGCTTGGAAATTTTGACAGGTTGCGTTTGTGGTGTGCAATTTTGAGGGTGAGCCATCAATATGCTGTTTTCATTTCTTGCACTGGAACGccagtttattttattttttccaaaatggaaaaaatgccTAAGTACAAAAACTATAAAGTAATGTCCACACAGCAAGAAAGCGCATTGGAAGTCCAACCGATGTCAAATCACTTTAAACTCAATTGAATCGTCAATTTTGCATCAAAGACATTCTTTGGCTATCATAGCCAGGCTAAAATTCTGATTTTGAATGGGAGTTTCAAAATCGGCGAAGAATTCTACCTTTTCTTTGCTGTTATCACAAGAAAAGGGTCATTCTATCTGGCCGTGTCattcattccaatttttaagtctCAATGAACTCCCGCCATAGATTAATAGTTTTATCATGCACCGTTTTGCGCACCTTTTAGTACAGCAATTACAACCAAAATTCTGCGCAGTTTTTATATATTATATGTACGTCTGCTGGGTGAAATTTTATTATTCACGCGTTGCCAGAAATCTAATGTTTTATGTtttattgtaatattttcattttagcaGCCTACTATTATTGCCTATCGTATTGACGCTG is a window from the Bemisia tabaci chromosome 10, PGI_BMITA_v3 genome containing:
- the LOC109036046 gene encoding lachesin, whose protein sequence is MSIQSTCVTVVTLLFILSYVTCQRSPTISHISPEQIKDVGGIAELECSVQYAQEYPILWVKVDRLRGSEQLPISSGSSLIVRDSRFALRHDVSSSTYTLQIKDIQESDAGLYQCQVIIDLANKLTSDVWLMVRRPPIISDNSTLGVVRSEGQNADLECYATGFPTPKISWRRENNAILPTGGSVYRGNILKIPAIHKEDRGTYYCVADNGVGKGTSRRISVDVEFPPVITIQRSHLGQALGFDMDLECHVEAYPLPAIVWIKDEVQLSSNQHYSISQAGVGTDFTDARIRILSVERRQYGRYMCKAVNKLGQSEAYIDLYETSNPVCPPACGNSRHGDATSIASSTLLLIASVAFASCNW